One Carettochelys insculpta isolate YL-2023 chromosome 1, ASM3395843v1, whole genome shotgun sequence genomic window, aaaaatgaaaatgtcatttcAGAGTTTGTGAAGAGTGACCAatcagcttcaacaggagaaaaGGTTCCTTCAGTGTATGCAGTGTTTCATATTAACATTATCTGTTCTTCCAGGCATTTGTACTGTGAGCATTGCACTAAATCCTGGGCACACGTAGGAAGATAGGGCAGCTGATGATACATGCGGGAGACATCATTCCGGATCAGATTTGAACATCTTCTTCCCTTCTTCATGTCAGATTCTAACACAACCTACTTCTCCAATCCATCCCacttcatcctgctgggcattgctggcctggaggcagctcatgtctggatctccatccccttctgcactaTGTACACAATTACTCTCTTTGGGAATTTCATTATCTTGTCCATTGTGAAGATGGAAtcgagcctccatgagcccatgtactatttcctctgcatgttgGCCATCACAGACCTGGTCCTGTCTACATCTACCATTCCCAAAATGCtcagcatcttctggttcaattccagggagATTGGTTTCAATGCCTGCCTCGCCCAGCTGTACTTCATTCATTCCTTCTCAGTGATCGAGTCTGGAATCTTCGTAGCCATGGGTTTtgatcgctacgtggccatctgccatcccctgagacattccaccatcctgaATACCCACATGGTGGCCAAGATAAGCCTGGCCGTGGTGCTGCGCGGTGGCATTCTCGCACTGCCTTACCCCTTCCTGGTGAGGCATtggccatattgcagaaccaacatcatccccTACACACAATGTGAACACATGGATGTGGTGAGACTGGCCTGCGCTGACATCCGCATCAGTAGTTACTACGGCCTCTTTGATGTTATCTTTGTAACTACCCTGGATTTGTTATTAATTGCTATGTCCTATATACAGATCCTAAGGGCCATCTTCCGCCTCCACACAAAAGAAGCTCGGCTCAAGACCTTTGGGACCTGCACTTCCCACATCTGTGTCATCCTAACATTTTATGTTCCAACTGTCTTTGCCTCCCTCACACCCCGTTTTGGCTTCACTATACCCCTGTACGTCTACGTCCTCATGGCTAACGTTTACCTGCTGGTGCCCCCCATGTTAAATCCCATCATCTATGGGGTCAGGACCAAACAGATCCGGGACCGGCTGCTCCGGCTTCTTCCTCAGAAAGGGACATAGAAGATTTGCCCTGGTTCTGTGCTTCACAGACAGAGCTGAGCTGTCTGTGTACATAGGGTTTTGCTCTGTGCATTGTCTGTGTGCAGCTCATTAACTCATAGTGCTGTCAGCCTTTTAATTGTAAGTGGCTAGTGAAGGACTTT contains:
- the LOC142001725 gene encoding olfactory receptor 52K2-like — encoded protein: MSDSNTTYFSNPSHFILLGIAGLEAAHVWISIPFCTMYTITLFGNFIILSIVKMESSLHEPMYYFLCMLAITDLVLSTSTIPKMLSIFWFNSREIGFNACLAQLYFIHSFSVIESGIFVAMGFDRYVAICHPLRHSTILNTHMVAKISLAVVLRGGILALPYPFLVRHWPYCRTNIIPYTQCEHMDVVRLACADIRISSYYGLFDVIFVTTLDLLLIAMSYIQILRAIFRLHTKEARLKTFGTCTSHICVILTFYVPTVFASLTPRFGFTIPLYVYVLMANVYLLVPPMLNPIIYGVRTKQIRDRLLRLLPQKGT